The following proteins are encoded in a genomic region of Mycobacterium sp. 155:
- a CDS encoding TetR/AcrR family transcriptional regulator, translating into MSSNGVVVVTETPRNRRQEETFRKVLAAGMEMLRESSYADLTVRAVAARAKVAPATAYTYFSSKNHLIAEVYLYLVSQVPFFTDVNDAGATRVDKTLRALTLVVADEPEVAAACTAALLGGGSDPAVRTVRDRIGAEIHKRIRSAVGPDADPRIVSALETTFFGALVNAGSGAVTHHQIADNLTYVVGLILGEPATTRPTE; encoded by the coding sequence GTGTCCAGTAATGGCGTGGTAGTAGTCACAGAAACGCCGCGCAACCGCCGACAGGAAGAGACCTTTCGCAAGGTCTTGGCTGCCGGAATGGAGATGCTGCGCGAATCGTCGTATGCCGATCTCACGGTGCGCGCAGTCGCCGCCCGCGCGAAGGTTGCGCCGGCGACTGCCTACACCTACTTCTCTTCAAAGAACCATCTGATCGCCGAGGTCTATCTCTACCTGGTCAGCCAGGTGCCGTTTTTCACCGATGTCAACGACGCGGGGGCGACGCGAGTCGACAAGACGTTGCGCGCCCTGACGCTGGTCGTCGCCGACGAACCGGAAGTCGCCGCGGCGTGCACGGCGGCGCTGCTCGGCGGTGGCAGCGATCCGGCGGTACGCACCGTTCGCGACCGTATCGGCGCCGAGATCCACAAACGGATCCGTTCCGCCGTCGGCCCGGACGCTGATCCACGCATCGTGTCGGCCTTGGAGACGACGTTCTTCGGCGCGCTGGTCAATGCCGGCAGTGGCGCCGTCACGCACCACCAGATCGCTGACAACCTCACCTATGTGGTCGGTCTCATCCTGGGAGAGCCCGCAACGACCAGACCCACCGAGTGA
- a CDS encoding EspA/EspE family type VII secretion system effector yields the protein MSALDAFYSTWNQARNTFGSGVPQSGAEFDRSSQLRQMQSAVEAATPDSRWQGSAADAYTAKNQQHAAAYGKLADLDQRMAAEVDRSAAVVTAGRQNLDQIRDWVTSTAASAPNDKSSEYVKLAIASKGLGRISDIIQQSNSEMSAIGERIRGIAKEYDEIAGAKATPAPARVPGRHGPDEAAGTGIGELR from the coding sequence ATGAGCGCGCTCGACGCCTTCTACTCGACCTGGAATCAGGCCCGGAACACCTTCGGCTCCGGCGTACCGCAGAGCGGTGCGGAATTCGACCGCAGCTCGCAACTGCGCCAGATGCAATCGGCTGTCGAGGCCGCGACTCCCGATTCGCGGTGGCAAGGTTCCGCCGCTGACGCCTACACCGCCAAGAACCAGCAGCACGCGGCGGCCTACGGCAAGCTCGCCGATCTCGATCAGCGGATGGCCGCCGAGGTCGACCGGTCCGCAGCCGTGGTTACCGCAGGCCGGCAAAATCTCGACCAGATCCGCGACTGGGTCACCAGCACGGCAGCATCAGCCCCCAACGACAAGTCCAGTGAATACGTCAAACTCGCCATCGCCAGCAAGGGCCTCGGTCGGATCAGCGACATCATCCAACAGTCGAACAGCGAGATGAGCGCGATCGGTGAGCGTATCCGCGGCATCGCCAAGGAATACGACGAAATCGCTGGGGCCAAGGCCACGCCCGCCCCTGCGCGAGTTCCGGGCCGACACGGCCCGGACGAAGCCGCCGGGACCGGCATCGGTGAACTCCGCTGA